The Chryseolinea soli genome contains a region encoding:
- the dnaE gene encoding DNA polymerase III subunit alpha: MYLIFDTETTGLPRNKTAPITDLDNWPRLVQLAWQLHDHRGKLIAQHNYLVKPDGFDIPYNAEQIHGISTKRALEEGHDLRVVLDTFVKDLEGTSQLVGHNIEFDINIIGAEFIRQQLNTDRFLNLAKLDTGISSTEFCQLSGGLGGKLKMPTLLELHKKLFNRDFGDAHDASYDVAATARSFFGLVKQKVVKPFDETPFEEITYEEPNLDAANFAKREKKKAADYSLTDKVTVLTDKPFVHLHAHSQFSVLQATPDIKSMVSKAKALNMPAIALTDLGNMYGAFKFVREALNNDLKPIVGCEFYVADERLKLKFTKDNPDKRYNQVLLAKNKNGYHNLAKLSSLGFTEGLYGIYPRIDKALIEAYKQDLIATTGSLSSEVPYLILNVGEKQAEEAFKWWHGLFGDDFYIELNRHGIPQEDHVNETLLRFAAKYGVKYFAANEAFYLQKEEANAHDVLLCIKEGEFKSTPIGYGRGHRYGLANTEYYFKSQDDMKSIFRDMPEAVETISEILDKIEGYTLERNVLLPKFDIPPDFNTEDEYLRHLTYIGAAKRYAEITPAIRERLDFELDTIQKTGYPGYFLIVQDFTSKAREIGVSVGPGRGSAAGSAVAYCIGITNVDPIKYDLLFERFLNPDRVSLPDIDIDFDDEGRDRVLKYVIDKYGKNQVAQIVTYGTMAAKSSIRDCARVMELPLADATFLAKMIPEKPGTSLDDAFQEVKELSDIKKGTDLKAQVLQQAVILEGSVRNTGTHACGVIITPDDLTKFVPVSTARDSDMLVTQFDNSVVESAGMLKMDFLGLTTLSIINSALRNIKKSHGIDIVIDDVPLDDLKTYQLFQRGETTGTFQFESVGMQKYLRQLKPDKFEDLIAMNALYRPGPMEYIPAFIKRKHGQEAIKYDLQAMEEFLHETYGITVYQEQVMLLSQKLAGFSKGDADVLRKAMGKKQKAVLDKMKDKFIKGAEKNGHAQDTCEKVWTDWEAFAQYAFNKSHSTCYSLVAYHTAYLKANYPAEYMAAVLTHSQSNLESVTFFIEECRSLGIKVLGPHVNESGVYFEVNKDGEIRFGLGAIKGAGDAAVEAIIHEREANGPFEDIFEFAKRMNQRAVNKKTYECLALSGAFDCFASIHRRQYVFAKDGEVSLLEKAIKYAAKTQQEEQSNQASLFGGSSGTVMPKPRIDYVEPFSEIEKLNLEKEVVGIYISGHPLDNFKFEMDAFCKTRCSELTELEAMQGREVKLGGIVSGVEHRTTKTGKPFGKFTLEDYTGNFTFTLFGEDYLKFKTFMTVGWFLFVEGAVVRNSWGQQNLEFKIRNMDLLNELGIKRSKGVKLRINANDITPGMIGIIEGVCGEYSGNTPLYLKIHDLQENINLDLLCRKFRVNPINDMVREMKKAGEIEVEVMF; the protein is encoded by the coding sequence AATATTCGACACGGAGACCACCGGTCTGCCACGCAATAAAACCGCGCCCATTACGGACCTCGACAACTGGCCCCGGCTGGTGCAGTTGGCATGGCAATTACACGACCATCGCGGCAAGCTCATCGCCCAACACAACTACCTGGTGAAGCCCGACGGCTTCGACATTCCCTACAACGCCGAGCAAATTCACGGCATTTCCACCAAACGTGCGTTGGAAGAAGGCCACGACCTGCGCGTGGTGCTCGACACCTTTGTGAAGGACCTCGAGGGCACCAGTCAATTGGTGGGTCATAATATAGAGTTCGACATCAACATCATTGGCGCAGAATTTATCCGCCAGCAGTTGAACACCGACCGCTTCCTGAACCTGGCCAAGCTGGACACCGGCATTTCGTCGACCGAGTTCTGCCAGCTATCGGGTGGCCTGGGGGGCAAATTGAAGATGCCCACCCTGCTTGAGCTGCACAAGAAACTCTTCAACCGCGACTTTGGCGATGCGCACGATGCGTCCTACGACGTGGCCGCCACCGCGCGAAGCTTCTTCGGGCTGGTCAAACAGAAAGTGGTCAAGCCGTTTGATGAAACGCCGTTCGAGGAAATCACCTACGAAGAACCGAACCTGGACGCCGCCAATTTTGCCAAGCGCGAAAAGAAAAAAGCGGCCGACTATTCGCTCACCGACAAAGTCACAGTCCTCACGGACAAACCTTTTGTTCACCTCCACGCCCACTCCCAGTTCTCGGTGCTGCAAGCCACACCCGACATCAAGTCGATGGTGAGCAAAGCCAAGGCATTGAACATGCCGGCCATTGCGCTGACCGACCTGGGCAACATGTATGGCGCCTTCAAGTTCGTGCGCGAAGCATTGAACAATGACCTGAAGCCCATCGTAGGCTGCGAGTTCTATGTGGCCGACGAGCGGTTGAAACTGAAATTCACAAAAGACAATCCCGACAAGCGCTACAACCAGGTGTTGCTGGCCAAAAATAAAAACGGCTATCACAACCTGGCAAAACTCAGTTCCCTCGGTTTCACGGAGGGGCTATACGGCATTTACCCCCGCATCGACAAGGCGTTGATCGAAGCGTATAAACAAGATCTGATCGCCACGACCGGGTCACTTTCCAGTGAAGTGCCTTATCTGATTCTTAACGTCGGCGAAAAGCAGGCGGAGGAAGCTTTCAAATGGTGGCACGGACTTTTTGGTGACGACTTCTACATCGAATTGAACCGTCACGGCATCCCGCAGGAAGATCACGTGAACGAAACCTTATTGCGCTTTGCGGCGAAATACGGCGTGAAATATTTTGCGGCCAACGAAGCGTTCTACCTGCAAAAAGAAGAAGCGAACGCTCACGACGTTTTGTTGTGTATCAAGGAAGGCGAATTCAAGTCCACTCCCATCGGCTATGGTCGCGGCCACCGGTATGGATTGGCCAACACCGAATATTATTTCAAATCGCAGGACGACATGAAGTCCATCTTCCGCGACATGCCCGAAGCCGTGGAGACCATCAGCGAGATCCTCGACAAGATCGAAGGCTATACGCTGGAGCGGAATGTGTTGCTGCCCAAGTTTGACATTCCACCCGATTTCAACACGGAAGATGAATACCTGCGGCACCTCACCTACATCGGTGCGGCCAAGCGCTATGCAGAGATCACGCCCGCCATTCGCGAGCGGTTGGATTTTGAGTTGGACACGATCCAGAAAACAGGATACCCCGGCTACTTCCTCATCGTACAAGACTTTACATCCAAGGCACGGGAGATCGGTGTGTCCGTTGGTCCGGGACGGGGTTCGGCTGCCGGTTCGGCGGTGGCGTATTGCATCGGGATCACCAACGTCGATCCCATCAAGTACGATCTGCTGTTCGAGCGTTTCCTAAACCCCGACCGCGTATCGCTGCCCGATATTGATATTGACTTCGACGATGAAGGACGCGATCGCGTGTTGAAATATGTGATCGACAAATATGGCAAAAACCAAGTGGCCCAGATCGTGACCTATGGCACGATGGCCGCGAAGTCGTCCATACGCGACTGCGCCCGGGTGATGGAACTGCCCTTGGCGGATGCCACCTTCCTGGCAAAGATGATCCCCGAGAAACCGGGTACTTCCCTCGATGACGCCTTCCAGGAAGTGAAAGAGCTTTCCGACATCAAGAAGGGAACCGACTTGAAAGCACAGGTGCTGCAACAAGCCGTGATCCTCGAAGGCTCGGTGCGCAACACGGGAACCCATGCCTGCGGGGTCATCATCACCCCCGACGACCTCACCAAGTTTGTGCCCGTGTCTACGGCGCGCGACTCCGACATGCTCGTGACCCAGTTCGACAACAGCGTGGTGGAAAGCGCCGGCATGTTGAAGATGGACTTCCTGGGGCTTACCACGTTGTCGATCATCAACTCGGCCCTGCGCAACATCAAGAAAAGTCACGGCATCGACATCGTTATCGACGATGTGCCGCTGGATGATTTGAAGACCTACCAGCTTTTTCAACGCGGCGAAACCACCGGCACGTTCCAGTTTGAAAGTGTGGGCATGCAGAAATATCTGCGCCAACTGAAGCCCGATAAGTTTGAAGACCTCATCGCCATGAACGCCTTGTACCGACCAGGCCCCATGGAATACATCCCTGCCTTCATCAAGCGGAAGCACGGACAAGAGGCGATCAAATACGACTTGCAGGCCATGGAGGAATTTCTGCATGAAACCTATGGCATCACGGTCTACCAGGAGCAGGTGATGTTGCTTTCCCAAAAGCTTGCCGGCTTTAGCAAGGGCGACGCCGACGTGTTGCGGAAAGCCATGGGTAAAAAGCAAAAGGCCGTGCTGGACAAGATGAAAGACAAATTCATCAAGGGTGCCGAGAAGAACGGCCACGCCCAGGACACCTGCGAAAAAGTGTGGACCGACTGGGAGGCCTTCGCGCAATATGCCTTTAACAAATCGCACTCCACGTGTTATTCACTGGTAGCCTATCACACCGCATACCTGAAAGCCAACTACCCCGCCGAATACATGGCAGCGGTATTGACCCACTCACAAAGCAACCTGGAAAGCGTTACGTTCTTTATCGAGGAATGCCGCAGCTTAGGCATCAAAGTGTTGGGCCCGCACGTGAACGAGTCGGGTGTTTATTTTGAAGTGAACAAAGATGGTGAGATCCGGTTTGGGCTGGGCGCCATCAAGGGAGCCGGTGATGCTGCGGTGGAAGCGATCATCCACGAGCGCGAAGCCAACGGTCCCTTTGAAGATATTTTCGAGTTTGCCAAGCGGATGAATCAACGCGCAGTGAACAAGAAGACCTATGAGTGCCTGGCCTTGTCGGGTGCGTTCGATTGTTTTGCCAGCATTCACCGCCGGCAATATGTGTTTGCCAAAGACGGCGAAGTGAGCTTGCTGGAGAAGGCCATCAAGTATGCCGCCAAGACCCAACAAGAAGAACAAAGCAACCAGGCCAGTCTCTTCGGCGGAAGCTCGGGCACGGTCATGCCAAAGCCCCGCATCGACTATGTGGAGCCTTTCAGCGAGATCGAAAAGTTGAACCTGGAGAAAGAGGTGGTGGGCATCTACATTTCGGGCCACCCCCTGGACAACTTCAAGTTCGAGATGGACGCCTTCTGCAAGACGCGGTGCAGCGAGCTGACCGAGCTGGAAGCCATGCAGGGACGCGAGGTCAAGTTAGGAGGCATCGTTTCCGGGGTGGAACACCGGACCACGAAGACCGGCAAGCCCTTCGGCAAGTTCACGCTAGAAGACTACACCGGCAACTTCACGTTCACGCTCTTTGGCGAGGACTATCTCAAGTTCAAGACCTTCATGACGGTGGGCTGGTTCCTCTTTGTGGAGGGCGCCGTGGTGCGCAACTCGTGGGGACAGCAAAACCTGGAGTTCAAGATCCGGAACATGGACCTGCTCAACGAGCTCGGCATCAAGCGCAGCAAGGGCGTGAAGCTCCGGATCAACGCCAACGATATCACCCCGGGCATGATCGGCATCATCGAAGGCGTTTGCGGAGAGTATTCGGGCAACACCCCGCTGTACCTGAAGATCCACGACCTCCAGGAAAACATCAACCTAGACCTGCTTTGCCGCAAATTCCGCGTCAACCCGATCAATGACATGGTACGGGAAATGAAAAAAGCGGGTGAAATCGAGGTAGAAGTGATGTTTTAG
- the trxA gene encoding thioredoxin produces MGKAIELNDANFDQIINSDKPVLVDFWAEWCGPCKMIGPVVEELANDYEGKAVIGKLNVDDNHEVTARFGVRSIPTLLIFKGGQIVDKQVGAVPKSVLNQKIAAQVA; encoded by the coding sequence ATGGGAAAAGCAATTGAACTTAACGATGCTAACTTTGATCAGATCATCAACTCTGATAAGCCTGTACTGGTAGACTTTTGGGCAGAATGGTGCGGTCCTTGTAAAATGATCGGCCCGGTTGTAGAAGAGCTTGCCAACGACTACGAAGGTAAAGCGGTAATCGGCAAATTGAATGTCGACGACAACCACGAAGTAACCGCCCGTTTCGGTGTGCGCAGCATCCCCACCTTGTTGATTTTTAAAGGCGGCCAAATCGTTGACAAACAAGTTGGCGCTGTACCCAAATCGGTATTGAATCAAAAGATCGCAGCACAGGTTGCCTGA